The DNA sequence GGCCTGGGGGGCGGCCTTGCGGTCGACCATCTCGGCCAGCCCGGCCACCGTCGCGTTCTCGAAGAACAGCTGGGCGGCGGGGACGTCGACCGACAGCGCGCGCCGGATCTGGCCGAGCAGGTCGGCGGCGATCAGGGAGTTCCCCCCGATGTCGAAGAAGTCGTCGTGGATGCCGACCTTCTGGACCGCCAGCACGGTCGACCACAGGTCGGCCAGCAGCTCCTCGACCTCGGTACGCGGCTTCTCGTACTCGGTGTCCACATCGCGTGGCGACAGCGCCGGCGCCGGCAGCGACCGCCGGTCGATCTTCCCGTTCCGGGTCAGCGGGAAGGAGTCCAGCAGCACGATCGCGGCCGGAACGGCGTGCCGGGGCAGCTTCTGGTGCAGCGCGAGGCGCAGCTCGCCCAGCAGGCTGTCGTCGTCATCGTGCGGCACCACATAGGCGACCAGGGACTTCTCGCCCGGCACGACGTCCTCGCGGACCACCACGACGGCTTCCTTGACGCCCGGCTGGCCGGTCAGCACGGACACGATCTCGCCCAGCTCGATCCGGTAGCCGCCGACCTTCACCTGGTCGTCGAGGCGGCCGCGGAATTCGATCACCCCGTCGGCGCGGCGGCGGGCCACGTCACCGATGCCGTACATCCGCTCGCCGGGCCGGAACGGGTCCGGTACGAAGCGCTCCGAGGTGAGTCCCGGCTGCCCCAGGTAGCCCCGGGCGAGCCCGGTGCCCGAGGTGTAGAGCAGACCCCATTCGCCGTCCGGGACCGGCCGCAGCTTCTCGTCCAGGACGTACACGTTGGTGTCGGTGATGGCCCGGCCGATCGGCACCGTGTCGCCGACCGGCTCGGTGACCGTGTGGCAGGTGGTGAAGCAGGTGTTCTCGGTCGGTCCGTACCCGTTGACCAGCCGCAGGTCCGGATAGGTGCGGTGGACGGTGTTGATATGCGCGGGGGAGAGCACATCGCCGCCGGCGAGCAGCTGGCGCAGTCCGCGCAGAGACCTCAGATGGCTGTCGACCATGCGGTGGAAGAGCCCGGTGGTCAGCCAGAGCGTGGTGATCTCCTCCCGGTCCAGGCAGTCGGCCAGCTCCGACAGCGACAGCGTGCCGGGCGGGTAGATGACCAGCCGGCCACCGTGCAGCAGCGCTCCCCAGATCTCGAAGACGGAGGGGTCGAACGTCAGCTGGCACAGTTGCAGCCACGTCTCGTCCGGGCCGAACTCCGCGTAGTCGCCGTTGCTGACCAGCCTGGTCACACCGCGGTGCGGCACCGCCACGGCCTTGGGCAGCCCGGTCGAGCCGGAGGTGTAGCACACATACGCCAGGCTCTCGGCGGTGATACCGGCAGACACCGGGTCGGTGCCGGCCGCCGGTCCGTCCGCCGCCTGATCGAGGTTGATCACGGTCGCGTCGACCTCGGGCAGCTGGTCGATCACCGGCTGGTGGGTGAGCAGTACCCGGGCGCCCGACTTCTCCAGCATGTGCCGGAACCGCTCGGCCGGCTCCCCCGGGTGCACCGGCAGATACGCCCCGCCCGCCTTCACGATGCCGACCAGGGCGATCACCATCTCGAAGGAGCGCTCGACACACACCCCGACCACGCTCTCCGGGCCGACGCCGAGCGCCCGCAACCGGTGTGCGAGCCGGGTCGCGCGCTCATCGAGCTGCTGGTACGTCAGGTCTTCGTCCCGAAAGCGCAGGGCCGTGGCACCGGGGCGGCGCCGGACCTGTTCCTCGAACAATTCGGTGATCGTCGCGTCTCGCCAGTCCTGCCTGGTACTCATCCGTTTCTCATCTCCTCTTCGGCCGGCACCGATCCGGCTCGACGGCTTTTTCGGCAGAGTTTCGGTCACGCACCGGCCAGGTGGGCGACCAGGGACGCCGGCCGCATATCCACCCAGTGGCTCTCCACGTAGTCCAGGCATTCCTGGCGGGCGCCGGGGCCGAACACCACGGTCCACCCGGCGGGGGTCTCGGCGAACTCCGGCCACAGCGAATGCTGGTTCTCGGCGTTCACGAGCACCCGGTAGCCGGCGTTGTCGTCCTCGAACGGATTCACCTGTTCACTTCCTTCCGCCGATCGCTCGGCAATCCCGAAATCCGGAAAATTTCAACGTTGCGGCCGCGGCACCAAGTCGTAGAAACTCACCCGAGGTCCGGCCTCGGGGCGCCGGTAGACCCGCCGGCATTCCAGTTCGCTTTTTTCGAAGACCCCCAGCCACGCCGACCGGTCCCGGGGCAGTCCCTGGTCGGTGAGGACGTGGATGAGGAAGAAGTCGTCGTCGTTGTCGCGTGCGTCGTACCTGATCTCCGGTTCACCGACCAGCAGGATCTTCTGCTCCGGAAGGGCCGCCCGATAGGCGTTGAGCAGGTCCACGACGGCCTGCTCACCGTCCCGGAAGTGCTCGTGCAGCGCGCTCACCGTGCACATGCCGTCGGCCTCGAAGCACACGGCCGGCCAGGTGTCCGGGGCGGAGGCGTCGCCGACGACGAACTCGACCCGGTGGGCCACGCCCTGGCGGAGCGCGAGGTCCCGCGCCTCCTCGACCGCGTCCGCGTCGATGTCCAGGCCGACCCCGGTCAGTTCCGGGTCGCGCAGGCAGGCGTCCACCAGCAGGCTGCCGCCGCCGCATCCGACGTCGAGCATCTTCCGCACCCCGCGGCCGCGCATGGCCTCGACGACCACCGGGGTGTGGAAGACGGACGACAGGGTGGCGCAGTGCTTGCCCAGCGGACCGCCCCGGCGCTGCACATCGGTGCCGTACTCGGCCCGGCCGGTGAGCAGCTCGTTGGTCCGGCTGAGGACCGGACCGTAGGCCTCCAGGTAGATCCCCAGCCGGGCGAGGGAGACATCAGAGGTCAAAAGCTCGCCCTGCCGGGTGAGGAAGTACCCCGCGTCCCGCGTCTCCAGCACGCCGCGCATCTCCAGATACCTGAGCAGGTTCTGGCCGATGTCCTCCTTGGTGCCGGCCAGCAGGCCCTCCTCCGGCAGCCGCTTCCCGTTCCGCAGGTTGTTCAGCACACCGCTGTCCACGAACGCGAACAGGGCGTGGCACAAGTTCATCGAGCTGATGAGATCGGGCATGGTGGAAAGCCGGAAGTCCTGCCATGCGGCCAGTTGCTCGCCGTCGCGGAACTCCACTACCTCGGGCGCCATCGGGCCACCTCCACAATTCGAGTACTACCGTCGTGAGTCGTGTTGCGGCCGGGCCTCGGGCTCGATCCGCTTTCCGTAGTCCTGGTTGCCCTTCCACAGGGCGCTGACCAGGCCGGCGTGGAATCCGACATAGGATTTCCCGGTGATGGGATGCGGCTCGGCCAGGGCCTTGCGCAGCCGGTGCAGATTGAGCGATGCCACCGCCGGATAACGGTGGTGCTCGGCGTGATAGTTCGCATTCCACACGAAGAACCTGACGAAAGAATTCGACTCGATCGTCCGGGTGTTGCGTGTGACCTCCGGAACGCCCCACAGTCCGTAGTGCTCCGGCAGGCTCAGAAAGAAGATGGCCGGGACAACGAAGGCCAGCGGCAGCCAATACGCTATCAGCAGCGCATAGGGAAAGGCAATGGTCAGAATTACCATGAGGACAAGCCAGCCGGTGAGCACCCAATTGTCCAGCCGGGCGTCCCGCCGGCGCTCGTCGGTGCTCACACTGGCCGGGAATTCCTTACGCCAGGTCCTGATGATGCGTTTGGCCAGGCCGGGCCATACCGGTATGCCGGAGAACGTGTGCAGATAGCCGCGCAGCGTTTCGAAGGTCTCCTCGGGTTCGGTATCCCCTTCGACTCCCGTGAAGCGGTGGTGCACCAGGTGCTGGTGCCGGTAAATGGTGAAGTTGAGCATGATCGGTGTGCCCCAGAACATGCCCGCGATCCGGTTCCCCCGCTTCGACCGCAGATGGGCCCGGTGCACGCAGTCGTGGGCCGCGTTGATGAAACCGGAGAGCACGAAACCCAGGAACAGCGAGAAAAGGACCGCCCACCAGCCGACGGCGGGCCGCAGGGCGAGATACACCGTCCCCGCGTAGATCACCAGGATCGAGCCGGCCCGTAGCGCGACCCGGCGCCGGTCCGCGGTGGCCAGCTTGGCCAGCAACTCTTTGTCCAATTGCCGAGGCGCTGACGTCTCATTCATAGGGGGGTTGCCTTTCGGGGGTTGCCTTCTTCGCGATGAGGAGGAGGGCGGCCGGCCACCTGGACCGGTCAGCCGACCCGGACCGGTCCGGCGGGCGGCTCGGCGAGTTCGCCGACCACCTGGCGGAGCCGTGCCTCGATGGCCCGCGCCCGTGCCTTGGACGCCGCGATGACCACGCATTCCGAGGTGCTCGCCAGCTGCTCGTCATAGCTCACGACGACCACGCCCTCCCGCGCTTCCGGCTGGAAGTGCAGATCGTGCAGGTGCAGCGCCTTCTCGAAATCCGGGAACCGCATCGGTGTCACGTCCCGCAGGCTGGAGACGACGGACCGGTCCGCGTATCCGGTGCCCAGCAGCCGTTCCCCGATGGTGTGCAGGGCCAGGCCGCCGCCCCACCGCGCGTTCACCTCGTTGAACAGCAGCTCGCCGGCCTCGGTCACCAGGGCGTCCACGTTGATGTGCCCCCGGTAGCCGACCTGGGCGGCGAGCCCGGCGATGCGGGCGGCCTCGGTGGAGGCGTGGTACGCGAGGTCGGGCGGGAGTTCCGCGGGCAGTTCCAGGCCCACCCAGACCAGGTCCGGCCGGGTCGGTTCGGTGTCCGGCCGGCGCCGGATGGTGCCGCTGGCGAGATACCGGGGGAAGCCGTCCGCGTCGATCAGGTACTCGAAGTAGAAGCAGAGCGCGGCCTGGTGGTAGCTCTCCACCACCAGCACCTTCTCCTCGTCGGCCAGTTCGGACCAGACCTGGGCGGCGAGCGCGGGGAGGTCGTCGGTGACCGGCCGCACCTCCCGGACCCCG is a window from the Streptomyces luomodiensis genome containing:
- a CDS encoding class I SAM-dependent methyltransferase, with the protein product MAPEVVEFRDGEQLAAWQDFRLSTMPDLISSMNLCHALFAFVDSGVLNNLRNGKRLPEEGLLAGTKEDIGQNLLRYLEMRGVLETRDAGYFLTRQGELLTSDVSLARLGIYLEAYGPVLSRTNELLTGRAEYGTDVQRRGGPLGKHCATLSSVFHTPVVVEAMRGRGVRKMLDVGCGGGSLLVDACLRDPELTGVGLDIDADAVEEARDLALRQGVAHRVEFVVGDASAPDTWPAVCFEADGMCTVSALHEHFRDGEQAVVDLLNAYRAALPEQKILLVGEPEIRYDARDNDDDFFLIHVLTDQGLPRDRSAWLGVFEKSELECRRVYRRPEAGPRVSFYDLVPRPQR
- a CDS encoding MbtH family protein, encoding MNPFEDDNAGYRVLVNAENQHSLWPEFAETPAGWTVVFGPGARQECLDYVESHWVDMRPASLVAHLAGA
- a CDS encoding fatty acid desaturase family protein, which produces MNETSAPRQLDKELLAKLATADRRRVALRAGSILVIYAGTVYLALRPAVGWWAVLFSLFLGFVLSGFINAAHDCVHRAHLRSKRGNRIAGMFWGTPIMLNFTIYRHQHLVHHRFTGVEGDTEPEETFETLRGYLHTFSGIPVWPGLAKRIIRTWRKEFPASVSTDERRRDARLDNWVLTGWLVLMVILTIAFPYALLIAYWLPLAFVVPAIFFLSLPEHYGLWGVPEVTRNTRTIESNSFVRFFVWNANYHAEHHRYPAVASLNLHRLRKALAEPHPITGKSYVGFHAGLVSALWKGNQDYGKRIEPEARPQHDSRR
- a CDS encoding peptide ligase PGM1-related protein: MPRIIVLNIGGMSSRQVYRQLWMAEAGDIVVSPVAIDAGFLAYVHDVLGLARNAVTVVVADGVLTDEAMCSPGLVAELRSRMAASPAWELMPAALTEGVAALAELLGIEADHGLRFAGQRGPELLNRKSHFRQLAVGAGLPVPSGAVVTSVRALATAIERHLPPTGTVIVKRDDDLNGQGNLALIAGDSPPLPGVREVRPVTDDLPALAAQVWSELADEEKVLVVESYHQAALCFYFEYLIDADGFPRYLASGTIRRRPDTEPTRPDLVWVGLELPAELPPDLAYHASTEAARIAGLAAQVGYRGHINVDALVTEAGELLFNEVNARWGGGLALHTIGERLLGTGYADRSVVSSLRDVTPMRFPDFEKALHLHDLHFQPEAREGVVVVSYDEQLASTSECVVIAASKARARAIEARLRQVVGELAEPPAGPVRVG
- a CDS encoding non-ribosomal peptide synthetase translates to MSTRQDWRDATITELFEEQVRRRPGATALRFRDEDLTYQQLDERATRLAHRLRALGVGPESVVGVCVERSFEMVIALVGIVKAGGAYLPVHPGEPAERFRHMLEKSGARVLLTHQPVIDQLPEVDATVINLDQAADGPAAGTDPVSAGITAESLAYVCYTSGSTGLPKAVAVPHRGVTRLVSNGDYAEFGPDETWLQLCQLTFDPSVFEIWGALLHGGRLVIYPPGTLSLSELADCLDREEITTLWLTTGLFHRMVDSHLRSLRGLRQLLAGGDVLSPAHINTVHRTYPDLRLVNGYGPTENTCFTTCHTVTEPVGDTVPIGRAITDTNVYVLDEKLRPVPDGEWGLLYTSGTGLARGYLGQPGLTSERFVPDPFRPGERMYGIGDVARRRADGVIEFRGRLDDQVKVGGYRIELGEIVSVLTGQPGVKEAVVVVREDVVPGEKSLVAYVVPHDDDDSLLGELRLALHQKLPRHAVPAAIVLLDSFPLTRNGKIDRRSLPAPALSPRDVDTEYEKPRTEVEELLADLWSTVLAVQKVGIHDDFFDIGGNSLIAADLLGQIRRALSVDVPAAQLFFENATVAGLAEMVDRKAAPQAPQAGDEKWPTVTLDAPDTVHRGDLVRQSSEGDNR